CAAGGTGTGAGTTACATTTTTTGTGCCACGTGTGCACAAAGTGTCTAAATGGTTCAAATTCATAATAGTCAAGGTGTTCAATAGATATAATCCCCAGTTAAGGTGCTTAAGTGAATTATGCGAACAACTTTAAAGAATTATCGATGACTTAagccaaataaatataaaaaatcatgtGAACTTGTTTATATTATCATCTACAAATTTCAAAGCTCACAATAGTTCCTAATTGTATTGCTAAATTCgcattaaaagttaaaataaaagtttaatcCCTAGTTGGGTCAGTAGAATTTGAGATCAAATGGTCCTAACTTGCGAGGTAGGCGTTTGATCATGCATTTAGGAGTTTGgacttaaaatttgaagttttaaatttgaaacCTGTATTTCAAATCTCAAACTCATTTCAAAGTTTAGAAGTTTAATTGCAAATttgtaatttcaattttttaaaacaacttaaaatttgacccataaaatataaaacaaaaacaatttaaattgtTATAAAAGAACTAATGCTCTTTGTGAAAAGGGTGtgtataattatattaaaaaaaaattagttagtAGGATTGTTGATttgttaaattattaaatttatgtgtatttaaaaatatgtaataagTGGACGCTATAACATGTTGTATGTGTGATGATAACAAGGAGATTTCCAGCGGTACCTATTTATTGAATGGAGGTGGACAATAATAGTGCAGGAAGAGCTAGAAAGATGGTCAAGATGCAGAGTACAAAAGAAACATTTGTTTAAGTTGGATAACAGAGTAACATTAGAGACAATTCAGAAAAGAGTTAACAACAATAATTTTAGGGGCAAGAATCTACCACACATGAAAGGCAAGGAATTGGAAACACGTAAAGGAAGTAAATGTAACTACAAAGGTTGCAACAGGGAGTAAATGTAACTACAAAGGTAGTTGTTGCACGGATAAAGAAGCAAATCATTGAAAAAATAGAGTGAGTAAAAGGTTTTAGAAAATCTAGGAAGTGCAGTCGTTTACTTAGAAAATTTGTAACTAGCTTGTTGTTTTTTCTTGCTGGTTTTGAAGCTCGGAATGACTAACATTTAGGTTATGATTCCTTGGAGTGCTCTTTACGTGTAAACATTGGTTGTCTATAGTAATTTTTCAtggtttataatttttttaaaaataaaatgtaataacaaatatttatttatttataaaatatataaatatatgatttatttaagATGTAATGTAATGCAAAATTTTAGTAGAATATACATAGCTTTCACAAGAGGAAATGACACATATATACAACTGATAGTTATAATTAGCAATAAATAGCCCAACAATAATTAGCatttaatagataaataaaaaataattacaaaatggcccaaattaataaatgacattttaataattttttttttgttttcctcgTATAACCAATCATcactaaacaacaaaaataatggaaacatcaaaaattatatatacaatacgTAACCACCTAAAAAcgtaaattatgtattttcatatgtttttttattcgttacttgaaaaaaaaaattccaattgTATACTTGATGATTGTATATAGGTAAAAGAATGGTGTATTCATTCACTTAGTATATTAGTATACAATTATAGCTATGTTATCCCTTCCAGTgtatacatattaaaaaatcagtgcatacatattaaaaaatcaaacacttcATGTATGCATTGCATTCATGTATACATATTCGTGTATTCATTCCCTCAAAATTTGTATACATTTCAGATTCTTTATTCAGTGTGTAAATGAGGATTGcacattaaatttaaaatgcTCAATAGCAAACACACAAGTTGAATCGGATAACGAGAAGAACTTACATGGCTAAAATTTAGAGTTGTGGATGGAGAATCCACAAAATTAgaatgagaattttttttttatgaataatccTAGGGATAACTTTCTTAAACATGACAATTGATACCTACAATCAATTATTGTTATGTAAGTTTTTGCCTAAATTAGATATaccttaaatttcaaaaattaaaactccCAAAAAATTGAACGACAATACAAGAGGGGGATCAAACATAGGCTAACAGTTAGAGAAATTGACGAGTAGACATCAACAAaccataaaaaatttaaaagcgGAAGAGAAAAAATAGACACTATGAACGAATATTTTTATAGAACTCaaatatgtaaaactaataaaCAAAAAGTAAATCATCTTTTATTCAAagtaatgaagaagaagaagaaagaattaataaaaaaaaaacacaattcaaaAGAATTGTGTGTGTAtggaaaagaagataaaaaataggaagaaaaaaacCACTTTCCAATAAAAAAGGACACCATGCTGCCAccttctaaaattatttaatttaattaaaaatgaacttCCCAATATGTGGGCTACtaattgaaaaatttaattttcaaaaacgtttttttgattaaaaaataaaaaaacctaTATGCTGCCAATTAGTAAAATGGGATGTCATGTTGTGCCATTTTTTCCTTTCACAAATAGTGAAATTTTCGTATTCAAGAGAAAAAAGGCAGGGCCCTTAGACTAAGCCCAATTCTAACGGGTCCGGAATTATCCTAGTCCTAGAGAAAACGCGACATCTCCCCACTCGAGTTCTCAGTTGTAAACTTCCGTCGTCGGTGATATACAATACAAAAAGAATCTGCAACTCGCTTGTTATCGAAGAGCACCATGGCAGGTACAGTAGAAATTATGAAGTAAATTGAATTATCTTTGTGTTACTTGATTATTTTCTGTTGCTTTTTGACGATGTCAGTTTTTCTCAGGTGGACCAACTGACAGAGAAGACAAGGTCTCACTAGAGACCACTGAAGAAATCCTACAGAGCATGGAAGTCGGCATGACATTTCGCGACTATGTAAGTTTGGGAATTTGGATAACTCTTTCGTTTAAGTATTCATAAGCTACAGGAAACCGAATTTTAAAAGCCGAAAAATTGTCCTCGTTTTTTGTCCCTTCTTTAGTAGTATTGTTCACATTGGCGCTGTTGATTACTTCAAGGGCAATATTAGGTTCAGAAGGAACAATGGTGGAATTGATTGCAGTATGTGTTATCTGACTGCCAAATCCAATAGGACAACCCTAGCAGAAGTGCTGCTTGACCTTTAAATGGGGAAAATCTTGTTTTTCTAAGCTAAATTTTAGCTTTTATTGGTTTAATACAGTTGCCTCAtcatcatttatgattttgatgataGCTAATACTTAAGAGCAATATAAACCTTCTTCTAATTTAAAGTTTTGCATTTGTGGCTGTTAAAGTAGTCGGAGAAGTGAAACAAACACTTCTATTACTCGTTCCATTTCATGAAAAGAGGAATATACATAGGTATGCATAATGGATGCACAAATGGTTACTTCTATTTGACAAGAGTACTAAGACCCTTTCAATTATTATATTGAGGGTCGTTTTGTTCATGCAACGATGATAATATAGTAGTAAATTAGAGTTGTGTTAGTAATACAGAGTTCTATACATAAAAACAATCATTGTACTggtaatatataattatatacgAGTGGTTATTTTTTCCTTGTACAACAAATAGAATGAGCTCTAAAAGAACATTGTAGTCatatgatcttttttttttgaaacgtAACAATATGATCATTATCTGTTAATTAATGTATATTCTTGTCAATACCTTGTGTCTAGAAAGGTTGACTAACGGTATTATGGACCAACTATCAAGAGCTATGGTGTGATCCTTGCTAAAACAGCTGCTTTTCTTCTTCACTAAAGTGTGTAGGCTGTGTAAGCATTTAATATTGACATAGATCTTGTCTACATGCAGAGTGGTAGAATCAGTTCAATGGATTTCCATAAGACATCAAATTTTCTGGTGACAGCCAGTGATGATGAGTCCATACGTCTATATGATGTTGCAAATGCAACGTAAGCATCTTTACCTTTACTTTATTGGCAgtatatttaattaaacattcatactttttttgttgttgtttcttgGTACTTTTGGCAGGCAGTGCTACAGTTCTGTTAGCCTCTGTATAAGTGATAAATTAGAAAAGTTAAAACTTTGTTCTTTCAAGAGCTCTACTTACAATATATAAGAATATTCTTTCCCTGCCCAAATAGagcaatatttaataaaatggcGTATTGGTTGTCAAAAAATGACGTGCTGCTCATTTATGTCATCTATGTTAATAAAGGTCCATTGGAAGAAGATTCAACGGTGCAATAATGTGCCGAAGTACTCAAAAAGTCTCTCAAGCAAGTTGGCTTTCTCAAAACCACACTTTGCCCTGTAATCATCTCCTGACTATCAGTGTCCTACTTTAGATGAGCATTTGTTGAGAAGCgcgaaataattaaaaacagaAGCTTGAGATCTTCTGCTGAGGTGGGTTTGAGGGCTAGCTCACTTGGTGAGCTCCCTGCCTTCCGTTGAGGTTTCCAAACCCCATCTCTAGCATAGCATCCCGTCTCCCCTCCTCCCTCTCCCTGATGTaatcaaattaaaaaggaaaggcACATATGGAAAAAAAAGATCATCTGCTGTATATCTGTTCCTTTCCAATCAAGCCTTACAAAGTGAATTTTAAACCCAAAATTAGAAATCCTCAAAAGAATTTTGTTATTGGACTCAAATATGAGCTAAGATCCTTATGGCCTTCTCATTCATCATGTTCGGCCTCATAAAATAACTTTacattttatcattattaacaGGGTGGCTTCTCATAGAAACATCTTTCTTATCAGAAAGAGCTTCTAGTAGAAAAACTTGGGAAAACTGCTCTTCTTCGGTCTCTTCTCCTtccgtgttttttttttcatttttgttggatatttcttcttttcattaaatGTTATCTTGTTGCCTTCTTCTCAATGTTGTTGGAGATGCTATGTAATATATTCATCACTGCAGGTGTTTGAAAACTATTAATAGCAAAAAGTACGGGGTCGATCTGGTTAGCTTCACTTCTCATCCAACAACTGTAATATACTCCTCCAAGAATGGTTGGGATGGTATGCACCTTATTTTAAGATGATAAATTCCGGTGTATAATCCTTGAAAAGCAGAACAAGTGAATTACTAATTTGTCTGATGGACTGTTTCAGAATCTCTACGACTTCTTTCATTGCATGACAACAAGTACTTGCGGTATTTCAAGGGTCATCGTGACAGGCACAGTTCTAAGCAGTATCAACTTTGTCCGACTTCCATTGAATATCAATCCTCAGTACTAAGTCTGTATTTGTCGTTTGCAGGGTCGTCTCTCTTAGCTTATGCTATAGAAAGGAGTATTTTATCTCTGGCTCACTTGATCGAACTGTTCTACTTTGGGATCAAAGAGCTGAGAAATGCCAGGTAAAGTCCTCATTGACATTATTTGTTCTTATCAAATGTTTTCTTCATTTATCTGATTAATTGATAAGTTTACTGGTCTTAGGGCCTTCTTCGAGTGCAAGGAAGACCGGCTACTGCTTATGATGAGCAAGGCCTTGTATTTGCTATTGCTTTTGGAGGATATATAAGGATGTTTGACGCACGCTATTTCGACAAGGTTTTGCATTTGATACATGAAAATGAATTACTTGTTTGGCATGCATAATATTTGTCAATTGCATCTTTAGCTTTCATTAATTTGTCGAAAGTTAACTCTTTGAAGGGaccttttgaaattttctctGTTGGTGGAGATGTATCTGATGCTAACAGCGTTAAGTTCAGTAACGATGGGAGACTTGTGCTTTTGACAACTAAGGATGGGCATATTCATGTGCTTGATTCTTCCCGTGGCACACATGTGAGTTGTTTCCATCCTTCAATTCCAAAAGCATTTGGATTTACTGTTGTGACTAAATAGGCTCTGCATTTACGCTGATATTTCCTGCAGTTATCAATGTATAATGTACAGCCCGTTTCAAGTAGTTCAACACTGGAGGCATCTTTCAGTCCAGAAGGAATGTTTGTTATATCAGGTAATGGTTTTGTCATGATATTCATGCTGGGTTCCCGTAATCTAACACTTCTCTGACTCGCCCTTTTTGAACTTCCTGAAATATTTGGTGTATCGCCCTTTTTGAACTTCTCAAGAAAGATTGCTTGAATTTGACTGGCTGCTTGGTTGATATCTGGAGATCTCCTATCATAAGAGTTAACATTGTGTGTTGCAGaccttaaataaatatatataagtgtcctttttccaatattttaagcttttagatgaggtTTTCCCATAAACCAACATGGATGAGCAGAACGAGATTGCGTTCAAGTCTCATTGCCAATCATTAAGAAATTCTTCCCGAGTGTTTGactaaagaaaaagaatgacgTGTAGCATgcctaaaatatatataaatagaagtATCCTCTCTAAcagttttagtattttaatGAGATGGACACATAATTCACTATTGCTCATGCAAGCTGGATAGTATTAGGAGTGATTTCTTCAACAGAGGCAGCAAGTAGTACACACAGGATTTAGTGAGAGAAAATCAGTCAAATGGTTGTCTTGTCCTCCGTAGATCCCAAGAATACTGTATGTAGGCCTCAAATGCAGTAGTGGTAAGTGTAACTCTGTAGTGATTGAAGATGCTAAAAGCACGTTTGGTAGACCTAAATCACATGTAAGGTAGTTGTCTCAAAAGACCTAAAATCTCCGGGCACCAATGCAAACTTAGCTAAGATAAGAATATAATAAAAGCAAAGGATCCAGATAGGCGATAAGTTGGGATTAAACTCACTATTTCTGTAGGGGAATGTGTGAGGTTTAAAGAACCCTTAATTTGCATTCAAAGACAAAATATTTAGGATTAAAATAAATGGACATGAGTAAAGCGGATTCAATTGTAGCATACACCAACAGATTTACGATTGAGTCTTGGTTGATTGATTGACAAAACTATGAATGCTAATATGCTATTGACTTGCATGTCATGAGTTCTTACTGGCAGAATATATGCATTTGCTTAAAAATTCCTTTCCTTTTACTGCATTTAATTAAGATCGTCTTTATCTTGTATCTTTCAGACTTGGTTTGTTCATTAGTGAGTCTCTTCACCAGTACATTTATAGAAACTTAGAAAGTACCCCTAATGGAAGTGGTGCACTAAAAAAACGAAAATTTTGTGCTCAGTAGTTAGTGGTGAGAT
The Solanum stenotomum isolate F172 chromosome 12, ASM1918654v1, whole genome shotgun sequence DNA segment above includes these coding regions:
- the LOC125849170 gene encoding protein ANTHESIS POMOTING FACTOR 1 isoform X1, which encodes MAGGPTDREDKVSLETTEEILQSMEVGMTFRDYSGRISSMDFHKTSNFLVTASDDESIRLYDVANATCLKTINSKKYGVDLVSFTSHPTTVIYSSKNGWDESLRLLSLHDNKYLRYFKGHRDRHSSKQVVSLSLCYRKEYFISGSLDRTVLLWDQRAEKCQGLLRVQGRPATAYDEQGLVFAIAFGGYIRMFDARYFDKGPFEIFSVGGDVSDANSVKFSNDGRLVLLTTKDGHIHVLDSSRGTHLSMYNVQPVSSSSTLEASFSPEGMFVISGSGDGSVYAWSVRSGKEVASWMSTDTEPPMIKWAPGSLMFVTGSSELSFWIPDLSKLAAYVGRK
- the LOC125849170 gene encoding protein ANTHESIS POMOTING FACTOR 1 isoform X2; its protein translation is MAGGPTDREDKVSLETTEEILQSMEVGMTFRDYSGRISSMDFHKTSNFLVTASDDESIRLYDVANATCLKTINSKKYGVDLVSFTSHPTTVIYSSKNGWDESLRLLSLHDNKYLRYFKGHRDRVVSLSLCYRKEYFISGSLDRTVLLWDQRAEKCQGLLRVQGRPATAYDEQGLVFAIAFGGYIRMFDARYFDKGPFEIFSVGGDVSDANSVKFSNDGRLVLLTTKDGHIHVLDSSRGTHLSMYNVQPVSSSSTLEASFSPEGMFVISGSGDGSVYAWSVRSGKEVASWMSTDTEPPMIKWAPGSLMFVTGSSELSFWIPDLSKLAAYVGRK